A region of Notolabrus celidotus isolate fNotCel1 chromosome 4, fNotCel1.pri, whole genome shotgun sequence DNA encodes the following proteins:
- the LOC117812088 gene encoding deleted in malignant brain tumors 1 protein-like isoform X1, with product MWTFLVLCSVVFSHTVKAGEGRYYTTPNWGPTYSPGQPSCRYNCGRHMGSCSCYNSCQWNGNCCHDFYNYCPSATAYPTTTEPTTGQPSCRYNCGRHMGSCSCSSSCQWNGNCCRDYYYYCHQTTNAYPTTGQPSCRYNCGRHMRSCSCYSSCKRNGNCCHDYYSYCYYTTSFPGTETPCGGSLFSSGTFSSPNHPNHYHDNAYCVWHLSAVNNHRVFLSFTSMQLENCCSCDYISVYDGPSVNSRLLGKVCNESQNTFYSSSKDMTVLFRSDSSVVARGFSADFSSSLSPSSGQVSCSSDIKIVIERSYLSSLGYDGHSLYLNDPNCRPRVTYYQVIFNYPIESCGNVRKIENGKVVYTNMVQGYTTTDGEITRNSHFKLSVGCRMEQDSVSQIMYLAHHLNNSTMTGIGNFNTSMDFYTSSSFYYKVTQTPYVVTLNQNLYIQVDLKSNESSLVVYLDTCVTSPSPHDFQTRAYYLVRNGCPADSTYGVYSSGSRGYARFTFKSFQFLRASESVYIQCKVRICQSYNSSRCRPTGCNRRKARDLGSEHDSQTLVLGPIQLKEPEKNEEETQKQDKA from the exons ATGTGGACTTTCTTGGTTCTCTGCAGTGTGGTCTTCTCACACACAGTGAAAG CAGGTGAAGGTCGCTACTATACGACCCCCAACTGGGGACCCACATATTCTCCAG GTCAGCCCTCATGTCGTTACAACTGTGGCAGACACATGGGAAGCTGCTCCTGCTACAACTCCTGTCAATGGAATGGAAACTGTTGTCATGATTTCTATA ATTACTGCCCATCTGCAACTGCTTATCCCACCACTACTGAACCCACCACTG GTCAGCCCTCGTGTCGTTACAACTGTGGCAGACACATGGGAAGCTgctcctgctccagctcctgTCAATGGAATGGAAACTGTTGTCGCGACTACTACT ATTACTGCCATCAAACCACCAATGCTTATCCCACCACTG GTCAGCCCTCGTGTCGTTACAACTGTGGCAGACACATGCGAAGCTGCTCCTGCTACAGCTCCTGTAAAAGGAATGGAAACTGTTGTCACGACTATTACT CTTACTGCTATTACACAACTAGCTTCCCAGGCACAG AAACACCCTGTGGGGGCTCTCTGTTCAGCTCTGGGACCTTCTCCAGCCCAAACCATCCAAACCACTACCACGACAACGCCTACTGCGTCTGGCATCTTAGCGCTGTGAATAACCACAGAGTCTTCCTGTCATTCACGTCCATGCA ACTGGAGAACTGCTGCTCCTGTGACTACATCTCAGTCTACGATGGGCCGTCTGTTAACTCAAGACTTTTGGGGAAAGTGTGCAATGAGAGTCAGAATACTTTCTACTCCTCCTCCAAAGACATGACTGTGCTCTTCAGAAGTGATAGTTCTGTGGTTGCTCGGGGGTTCAGCGCTGATTTCTCAAGCTCTCTCTCACCAAGCTCAG GTCAAGTGAGCTGTTCTTCAGACATTAAAATTGTGATTGAGCGTTCTTACCTGAGCTCTCTTGGCTACGACGGTCACAGTCTGTACCTGAACGACCCGAACTGCAGACCCAGGGTCACCTACTACCAGGTTATCTTCAACTACCCCATTGAATCTTGTGGCAATGTTCGAAAG ATTGAGAACGGCAAAGTCGTGTACACCAACATGGTCCAAGGCTACACCACCACTGATGGAGAGATCACACGCAATTCTCACTTTAAGCTGAGTGTGGGATGCCGAATGGAGCAGGACTCAGTTTCTCAAATAATGTACCTCGCCCATCATCTTAACAACAGCACTATGACAGGGATAGGCAATTTCAACACCAGCATGGACTTCTACACATCCAGTAGCTTCTACTATAAG GTGACACAAACGCCATATGTGGTGACGCTCAACCAGAACTTGTATATCCAAGTGGACCTCAAGAGTAATGAAAGCAGCCTGGTAGTCTATCTGGACACCTGTGTGACCTCACCATCGCCCCATGATTTCCAGACTAGAGCGTACTACCTAGTCCGTAACGG ATGCCCTGCAGACAGTACCTACGGGGTCTACTCCAGTGGCAGCCGTGGCTATGCCCGATTCACCTTTAAGTCCTTCCAGTTCCTGCGAGCTTCAGAGTCAGTGTACATCCAGTGCAAGGTCCGCATATGCCAATCCTACAACAGTTCCCGCTGCCGCCCCACTGGCTGCAACAGACGTAAGGCCAGAGACCTGGGGTCAGAGCACGACAGCCAAACTCTGGTCCTGGGTCCCATCCAACTCAAAG AGCCTGAGAAGAACGAGGAAGAGACTCAGAAGCAGGACAAAGCCTGA
- the LOC117812088 gene encoding deleted in malignant brain tumors 1 protein-like isoform X2, translated as MSVGFFEIMDYCHQTTNAYPTTGQPSCRYNCGRHMRSCSCYSSCKRNGNCCHDYYSYCYYTTSFPGTETPCGGSLFSSGTFSSPNHPNHYHDNAYCVWHLSAVNNHRVFLSFTSMQLENCCSCDYISVYDGPSVNSRLLGKVCNESQNTFYSSSKDMTVLFRSDSSVVARGFSADFSSSLSPSSGQVSCSSDIKIVIERSYLSSLGYDGHSLYLNDPNCRPRVTYYQVIFNYPIESCGNVRKIENGKVVYTNMVQGYTTTDGEITRNSHFKLSVGCRMEQDSVSQIMYLAHHLNNSTMTGIGNFNTSMDFYTSSSFYYKVTQTPYVVTLNQNLYIQVDLKSNESSLVVYLDTCVTSPSPHDFQTRAYYLVRNGCPADSTYGVYSSGSRGYARFTFKSFQFLRASESVYIQCKVRICQSYNSSRCRPTGCNRRKARDLGSEHDSQTLVLGPIQLKEPEKNEEETQKQDKA; from the exons ATGTCTGTGGGTTTTTTTGAGATCATGG ATTACTGCCATCAAACCACCAATGCTTATCCCACCACTG GTCAGCCCTCGTGTCGTTACAACTGTGGCAGACACATGCGAAGCTGCTCCTGCTACAGCTCCTGTAAAAGGAATGGAAACTGTTGTCACGACTATTACT CTTACTGCTATTACACAACTAGCTTCCCAGGCACAG AAACACCCTGTGGGGGCTCTCTGTTCAGCTCTGGGACCTTCTCCAGCCCAAACCATCCAAACCACTACCACGACAACGCCTACTGCGTCTGGCATCTTAGCGCTGTGAATAACCACAGAGTCTTCCTGTCATTCACGTCCATGCA ACTGGAGAACTGCTGCTCCTGTGACTACATCTCAGTCTACGATGGGCCGTCTGTTAACTCAAGACTTTTGGGGAAAGTGTGCAATGAGAGTCAGAATACTTTCTACTCCTCCTCCAAAGACATGACTGTGCTCTTCAGAAGTGATAGTTCTGTGGTTGCTCGGGGGTTCAGCGCTGATTTCTCAAGCTCTCTCTCACCAAGCTCAG GTCAAGTGAGCTGTTCTTCAGACATTAAAATTGTGATTGAGCGTTCTTACCTGAGCTCTCTTGGCTACGACGGTCACAGTCTGTACCTGAACGACCCGAACTGCAGACCCAGGGTCACCTACTACCAGGTTATCTTCAACTACCCCATTGAATCTTGTGGCAATGTTCGAAAG ATTGAGAACGGCAAAGTCGTGTACACCAACATGGTCCAAGGCTACACCACCACTGATGGAGAGATCACACGCAATTCTCACTTTAAGCTGAGTGTGGGATGCCGAATGGAGCAGGACTCAGTTTCTCAAATAATGTACCTCGCCCATCATCTTAACAACAGCACTATGACAGGGATAGGCAATTTCAACACCAGCATGGACTTCTACACATCCAGTAGCTTCTACTATAAG GTGACACAAACGCCATATGTGGTGACGCTCAACCAGAACTTGTATATCCAAGTGGACCTCAAGAGTAATGAAAGCAGCCTGGTAGTCTATCTGGACACCTGTGTGACCTCACCATCGCCCCATGATTTCCAGACTAGAGCGTACTACCTAGTCCGTAACGG ATGCCCTGCAGACAGTACCTACGGGGTCTACTCCAGTGGCAGCCGTGGCTATGCCCGATTCACCTTTAAGTCCTTCCAGTTCCTGCGAGCTTCAGAGTCAGTGTACATCCAGTGCAAGGTCCGCATATGCCAATCCTACAACAGTTCCCGCTGCCGCCCCACTGGCTGCAACAGACGTAAGGCCAGAGACCTGGGGTCAGAGCACGACAGCCAAACTCTGGTCCTGGGTCCCATCCAACTCAAAG AGCCTGAGAAGAACGAGGAAGAGACTCAGAAGCAGGACAAAGCCTGA